Proteins from a single region of Flavobacterium sp. YJ01:
- the nusA gene encoding transcription termination factor NusA, translating to MENLALIDSFSEFKDNKLIDRVTLMAILEDVFRNALKKKYGSDDNFDIIINPDKGDMEIWRRRVIVADEDLDFENEEITLTEARMIEADFEIGEEVSEEVKLIDLGRRAILALRQNLISKIHEHDNTNLYKQFKDIIGDIYTAEVHHVRPRVVILVDDEGNEIVLPKEKQIPSDFFRKGDNVRGIIESVELKGNKPQIIMSRTSEKFLEKLFEQEIPEVFDGLITVKNVVRIPGEKAKVAVDSYDDRIDPVGACVGMKGSRIHGIVRELGNENIDVINYTNNIQLFITRALSPAKVSSIKIDEENKRAEVFLKLEEVSKAIGRGGHNIKLAGQLTGYELDVIREGDVAGTVADEDDVELTEFSDEIEEWVIEEFAKIGLDTAKSILKHDVEDLVRRTDLEEETILDVMKILKEEFDS from the coding sequence ATGGAAAATTTAGCATTAATCGATTCATTCTCAGAGTTTAAAGATAATAAACTTATTGATCGTGTAACGCTTATGGCAATTTTAGAGGATGTGTTTAGAAATGCATTGAAGAAAAAATACGGATCTGATGATAACTTCGATATTATTATAAATCCTGATAAAGGAGATATGGAGATATGGAGAAGAAGAGTAATCGTTGCTGATGAAGATCTGGATTTTGAAAACGAAGAAATTACCTTGACCGAAGCAAGAATGATTGAGGCGGATTTTGAAATTGGCGAAGAAGTTTCTGAAGAAGTTAAATTGATTGATTTAGGAAGAAGAGCTATTTTAGCGCTTCGTCAAAACTTAATATCTAAAATTCACGAACACGATAATACTAATCTTTACAAACAGTTTAAAGATATTATCGGTGATATTTATACAGCAGAAGTACATCACGTGCGTCCTAGAGTAGTTATCTTGGTTGATGATGAAGGAAATGAAATTGTTCTTCCGAAAGAAAAACAAATTCCATCTGACTTTTTCCGTAAAGGAGATAACGTTCGTGGAATTATTGAAAGTGTGGAATTAAAAGGAAATAAACCTCAAATTATTATGTCTAGAACTTCAGAAAAGTTCTTGGAAAAATTGTTTGAGCAAGAAATTCCAGAAGTTTTCGACGGATTAATTACAGTTAAAAATGTAGTTCGTATTCCTGGAGAAAAAGCAAAAGTAGCTGTTGATTCTTATGATGATAGAATTGATCCAGTTGGAGCTTGCGTTGGAATGAAAGGTTCTCGTATTCATGGAATTGTTCGCGAGTTAGGAAATGAAAATATTGACGTTATAAACTATACAAACAATATTCAATTGTTTATTACAAGAGCATTAAGCCCTGCAAAAGTTTCTTCTATTAAAATTGATGAAGAAAATAAAAGAGCTGAAGTTTTCTTGAAATTAGAAGAGGTTTCTAAAGCAATCGGTAGAGGAGGTCACAACATTAAATTAGCAGGTCAATTGACAGGTTATGAATTGGATGTAATCCGTGAAGGTGATGTTGCTGGTACAGTTGCGGATGAAGATGATGTTGAATTAACAGAGTTTTCAGATGAAATCGAAGAATGGGTAATTGAAGAGTTTGCTAAGATAGGTTTGGATACTGCAAAAAGTATCTTGAAACACGACGTAGAAGATTTAGTAAGAAGAACAGATTTAGAAGAGGAAACTATTCTAGATGTTATGAAGATACTAAAAGAAGAGTTTGATAGCTAG
- the rimP gene encoding ribosome assembly cofactor RimP, whose protein sequence is MTFKEKVNGLITEALLEKPSIFLIDLAVSDSFKISVGLDGDNGVALQDCIDISRAIENNLDREEQDFSLEVASVGVGSPLKLIRQYKKNIGRTLIVTTNTEKIEAELIEANDVFIILSWKAREPKKVGKGKETVQKEQQIPYTEIKEAVVTVTF, encoded by the coding sequence ATGACATTCAAAGAAAAAGTAAACGGATTAATTACAGAAGCTCTTCTGGAAAAGCCATCAATCTTTTTGATTGATCTTGCTGTTTCGGATTCTTTTAAGATTAGCGTTGGTTTAGACGGGGATAATGGAGTGGCACTGCAGGATTGTATTGATATTAGTCGTGCAATCGAGAATAATCTAGATCGTGAAGAACAGGATTTTTCGCTTGAAGTAGCGTCAGTTGGAGTAGGATCGCCTTTGAAATTGATAAGACAATACAAGAAAAATATTGGTAGAACGCTGATTGTTACTACAAATACTGAAAAAATTGAAGCAGAATTGATAGAAGCTAACGATGTTTTTATAATTTTGTCTTGGAAAGCAAGGGAACCAAAAAAAGTAGGAAAAGGAAAAGAAACAGTTCAAAAAGAGCAACAAATACCTTATACAGAAATTAAAGAGGCAGTTGTTACAGTAACATTTTAA
- a CDS encoding DUF2723 domain-containing protein, whose translation MAQFNFNKWNTIIGWFAFAIALITYTLTVEPTMSFWDCGEYIATAAKLEVGHPPGAPLFQMMGAFFAMFAIDAKHVALMVNMMSVFSSAFTILFMFWSSSMILKKIVARFAEIDQNNSIVILGSSFVGALAYTFSDSFWFNAVEAEVYAMASLLIALLFWLGLRWEQDMDKPKGNKWLLIISLVVGLSFGVHFMALLTIPSIGFLYYFKHYEKVTIKNFIIANLVVVGILLFIFILLLPLTMAFFGKTEIFMVNSMGLPFNSGTIFVALLFIAFFYFGLKYTKQKGLIFYNTIILCILFILIGFSTWLMLPVRANANTVINENKPSDATEVLAYYNREQYGVNPLFYGPQYTEVYAGLDAKNPYSDKKPNYERDYKTGKYVITNNYKNAEQNSDDNQKTFLPRLWSTETSHIQNYINFTSPPKFRINLNYNYDEELAKYGIDASQLSEDEYNKATAQLRNEVEKTVSEFRKAYAQKQIDNEGYVKFLSSYKDYLIIEKPSAGDNFSFMFEYQFGYMYWRYLMWNFVGRQNDIQGKYDNLDGNWISGIKPLDSIHLGSQDNLPADVLNNKGRNVYYFLPFILGLIGLMYHANKDLKSFYVLLALFLFTGIALKIYLNERPFEPRERDYALVGSFYVFAIWIGFGVYSLYESFQKYVAPKIAGPVIIAGSLLAAPILMASQNWDDHDRSGRYTAVAMAKAYLSSCDKDAILFTIGDNDTFPLWYAQEIEHFRTDVKIVNTSLFMTDWYIDQMKAKSYESNPLPISFEHKQYVGDNLDYTAYIQKIDTRWNIKDFIDFIKNPKSTVGLQNGQTIHFYPTNKIRVNVDKNAIIQNKIVNPKYHDSIVPYLDIDIKGSALYKNRLMMLDILANNNWKRPIYFSGGAFDDEDYLWLKDYLQLDGMVYKLVPIKTTPSKDGGPLDMGQIDSEKMYDIVMKWDWGNSNRNIYHDPETRRNSITYRTNLSRLMNQLIEEGKIDKAKNVINLAMTKMPLDKYGYYSLVEPFAGGYYKVGETAKAQDLLNKLVEKYKENLNYYSTLTPSDQSDLAIDIITDIERYRSLLHVMQENKDNAFYNKHKTTFNTYVNVFERFGREKE comes from the coding sequence ATGGCACAATTCAATTTCAATAAATGGAATACAATTATTGGTTGGTTTGCATTTGCAATCGCTTTAATTACTTACACATTAACAGTTGAACCTACAATGAGCTTTTGGGATTGCGGAGAATATATTGCAACCGCAGCCAAACTTGAAGTAGGTCACCCTCCAGGAGCTCCACTTTTTCAGATGATGGGCGCATTTTTTGCAATGTTTGCAATAGATGCCAAACATGTCGCTCTTATGGTTAACATGATGTCTGTTTTTTCTAGCGCATTTACCATATTATTTATGTTCTGGTCTTCTTCTATGATCTTAAAAAAGATTGTGGCTCGTTTTGCAGAAATCGACCAAAACAATTCGATTGTTATTTTAGGAAGTTCTTTTGTTGGAGCTTTAGCTTACACATTCTCCGATAGTTTCTGGTTTAATGCGGTTGAAGCCGAAGTTTACGCGATGGCTTCTTTATTAATTGCATTGCTTTTCTGGCTTGGTTTACGTTGGGAACAAGATATGGATAAACCTAAAGGGAACAAATGGCTTTTAATTATTTCTTTAGTTGTTGGTCTTTCTTTTGGAGTTCACTTTATGGCTCTTCTTACAATTCCTTCCATCGGATTTTTATACTATTTTAAACATTACGAAAAAGTAACAATCAAAAATTTCATCATTGCAAACCTTGTGGTTGTTGGAATTTTATTATTTATTTTCATTTTACTTCTTCCGTTAACTATGGCATTTTTCGGAAAAACCGAAATTTTCATGGTAAACAGCATGGGACTTCCTTTTAACTCAGGAACTATTTTCGTTGCCCTACTATTTATCGCTTTCTTCTATTTTGGATTAAAATACACTAAGCAAAAAGGATTAATATTCTACAATACTATTATCTTATGCATTTTATTCATTTTGATTGGTTTCTCAACTTGGTTAATGCTTCCTGTCAGAGCAAACGCTAATACAGTTATCAACGAAAACAAACCTTCAGATGCTACAGAGGTTTTAGCTTATTACAATCGTGAACAATATGGTGTAAATCCATTGTTTTACGGACCTCAATATACTGAGGTTTATGCCGGACTTGATGCTAAAAACCCATATTCGGATAAAAAACCAAACTACGAAAGAGATTATAAAACAGGTAAATACGTTATTACCAACAATTATAAAAATGCAGAGCAGAATTCTGATGACAATCAAAAAACTTTTCTGCCTAGATTATGGAGCACCGAAACATCTCATATTCAGAATTATATCAACTTTACAAGTCCTCCTAAATTCCGAATTAACCTAAATTACAATTATGATGAAGAATTGGCAAAATACGGAATTGATGCAAGCCAATTAAGCGAAGACGAATACAATAAAGCTACAGCTCAATTGCGCAACGAAGTTGAAAAAACAGTTTCTGAATTTAGAAAAGCTTACGCTCAAAAACAAATTGACAACGAGGGTTATGTTAAATTCTTAAGCAGCTACAAAGATTATTTAATTATAGAAAAACCTTCTGCTGGAGACAACTTTAGTTTTATGTTCGAATATCAGTTCGGATATATGTATTGGAGATATTTGATGTGGAATTTTGTTGGACGTCAGAATGACATTCAAGGTAAATATGACAATCTAGATGGAAACTGGATTAGTGGTATCAAACCTTTAGATTCAATTCATTTAGGTTCTCAGGATAATTTACCTGCTGACGTATTAAACAATAAAGGAAGAAATGTTTATTATTTCCTTCCTTTCATTTTAGGTTTAATAGGATTAATGTATCATGCAAATAAAGATTTGAAAAGCTTCTACGTGCTTTTAGCGTTGTTTTTATTTACAGGGATTGCATTAAAAATATACTTAAACGAAAGACCTTTTGAACCTCGTGAAAGAGATTATGCACTTGTAGGTTCGTTTTATGTTTTTGCCATCTGGATTGGTTTTGGAGTTTATTCGCTTTACGAAAGTTTCCAGAAATATGTTGCTCCAAAAATTGCTGGACCAGTAATTATTGCTGGAAGTTTGTTGGCTGCTCCTATTTTAATGGCTTCTCAAAACTGGGATGATCACGATAGATCTGGCAGATATACAGCTGTTGCAATGGCAAAAGCTTATTTAAGTTCTTGTGATAAAGATGCTATTTTATTTACAATCGGAGATAATGACACATTCCCACTTTGGTATGCGCAAGAAATTGAACACTTCAGAACGGATGTTAAGATTGTAAATACGAGTCTATTTATGACAGATTGGTATATCGACCAGATGAAAGCTAAGTCGTACGAATCTAATCCGCTTCCTATTTCTTTTGAGCACAAACAATATGTAGGAGACAATCTGGACTATACAGCTTACATTCAAAAAATTGATACTCGTTGGAATATTAAGGATTTTATCGATTTTATTAAAAATCCTAAATCAACTGTAGGATTGCAAAATGGGCAAACAATTCATTTTTATCCAACAAATAAAATTAGAGTGAATGTTGACAAAAACGCCATCATTCAAAATAAAATTGTTAATCCAAAATACCATGATTCTATCGTTCCTTATTTAGATATAGACATCAAAGGAAGTGCTTTATACAAAAACCGCTTAATGATGCTTGACATCTTAGCTAATAATAATTGGAAAAGACCAATTTACTTTAGTGGAGGTGCATTTGACGACGAGGATTATTTATGGCTAAAAGACTATTTACAGTTAGATGGAATGGTTTACAAATTGGTGCCTATAAAAACTACTCCTTCTAAAGATGGTGGCCCATTAGATATGGGACAAATTGATTCAGAAAAAATGTATGACATTGTAATGAAATGGGATTGGGGAAATAGTAACAGAAACATCTATCACGATCCAGAAACAAGAAGAAACAGCATTACATACCGTACTAATCTTTCTAGATTAATGAATCAGCTTATTGAAGAAGGCAAAATTGATAAAGCTAAAAATGTAATAAATTTAGCAATGACAAAAATGCCTTTAGACAAGTATGGCTATTATTCTCTAGTTGAACCTTTTGCGGGCGGTTATTATAAAGTTGGAGAAACTGCTAAAGCGCAAGATCTTTTGAATAAATTAGTTGAAAAATACAAGGAAAACCTTAACTATTACAGTACACTAACTCCTTCTGATCAATCTGATTTGGCAATTGATATCATTACAGATATTGAGCGCTACAGAAGTTTATTGCATGTAATGCAGGAAAACAAAGACAACGCTTTCTACAACAAACACAAAACAACATTTAACACTTACGTAAATGTATTTGAGCGTTTTGGACGTGAGAAAGAATAA
- a CDS encoding polysaccharide deacetylase family protein, translating into MSFYWVKTNSFIKRVFSKYCWDIPNNEKKIYLTFDDGPTPEITDWVLSELKKFDAKATFFCIGKNIKANLALFEKLITEGHSIGNHTMNHVNGWKIHTNDYIENVKNCAEVLDEQEKAPRRLLFRPPYGKIKKAQSKVLRKLGYKIVMWDVLSADFDQSITPEKCLENVTKNVKSGSVIVFHDSIKASPNLRFALPRTLHFLKENGYKFDIIH; encoded by the coding sequence ATGAGCTTTTATTGGGTAAAAACGAACTCATTTATTAAAAGGGTATTTTCTAAATATTGCTGGGACATTCCTAACAATGAAAAGAAAATATACCTAACATTTGATGACGGCCCAACTCCAGAAATTACAGACTGGGTTTTATCTGAATTGAAAAAATTTGATGCAAAAGCCACTTTTTTCTGCATCGGAAAAAACATAAAAGCTAACTTAGCTTTATTCGAAAAACTAATAACTGAAGGCCACTCTATTGGCAATCACACTATGAATCATGTAAATGGATGGAAAATCCATACTAATGATTATATCGAAAACGTGAAAAACTGCGCCGAAGTTTTAGACGAACAAGAAAAAGCTCCACGCCGTTTATTATTTCGTCCTCCTTACGGAAAAATCAAAAAAGCACAATCTAAAGTTCTTAGAAAATTAGGCTATAAAATAGTAATGTGGGATGTTTTGAGTGCCGACTTCGATCAAAGCATTACTCCTGAAAAATGCTTGGAAAATGTCACCAAGAATGTAAAATCAGGAAGCGTGATTGTTTTTCACGACAGCATTAAAGCTTCTCCAAACTTGAGATTTGCTTTACCTAGAACACTGCATTTTTTAAAAGAAAACGGATATAAGTTTGATATTATTCACTAA
- a CDS encoding response regulator transcription factor: MNVLIVEDNRELAVEVYDFLCNAGYICKIAHTCADALEEFNSNDYDAMLLDLGLPDGDGFEVLQTVRKTKSKMAVIVLTARGELDDRINGLHLGADDYLTKPFALTELSARLFAVIRRIHGFTLNNLSINGFVLQLQDYKVSYNEQPINLTKKEFDIFQYLVLNKNRVITRLQLTEHIWGDILEVNSDSNFIDVHVRNLRKKLDKHAPIDWFETVRNVGYRINE; this comes from the coding sequence ATGAATGTTTTGATTGTAGAAGATAATCGAGAACTTGCGGTAGAAGTTTATGATTTTTTGTGTAATGCAGGATATATCTGCAAGATTGCTCACACTTGTGCCGATGCTTTAGAAGAATTTAATAGTAACGATTATGATGCCATGCTTCTAGATTTAGGACTTCCAGACGGCGATGGTTTTGAGGTTTTGCAAACCGTTAGAAAAACAAAATCAAAAATGGCGGTAATTGTCTTAACAGCAAGAGGAGAATTAGATGACAGAATTAATGGCCTGCATCTTGGAGCCGATGATTATCTGACAAAACCTTTTGCGCTGACTGAACTTAGCGCCAGATTATTTGCTGTTATCAGAAGAATTCATGGCTTTACTTTAAACAATCTTTCTATAAATGGTTTTGTCTTACAACTTCAAGATTATAAAGTGAGTTATAATGAACAGCCAATTAATTTAACCAAAAAGGAATTTGATATTTTTCAATATTTAGTTTTGAATAAAAATCGAGTAATCACACGTCTTCAGCTTACAGAACATATTTGGGGAGATATTTTAGAAGTCAATTCAGATTCTAATTTTATTGATGTTCATGTTCGAAATCTTAGAAAAAAACTAGACAAACACGCACCAATAGATTGGTTTGAAACAGTTCGAAATGTCGGTTATCGTATAAACGAATAA
- a CDS encoding thioredoxin family protein, which produces MSKFGELINAQVPVLIDFYTDWNESSVSMHPVIKDVAAALGDKAKVIKIDVDKNQELAEALRIKGLPTLMIYKDGQMIWRQSGELDANTIIGIVQDQFNI; this is translated from the coding sequence ATGTCAAAATTTGGAGAACTAATAAATGCTCAAGTTCCAGTGTTAATTGATTTTTACACCGATTGGAATGAATCTTCAGTTTCTATGCATCCTGTAATTAAGGATGTTGCTGCGGCGCTTGGTGATAAAGCCAAGGTGATTAAAATTGATGTAGATAAAAATCAGGAACTAGCAGAAGCACTTCGTATAAAAGGACTTCCAACTTTAATGATTTATAAAGATGGGCAAATGATCTGGAGACAATCTGGAGAACTTGACGCGAATACTATTATCGGAATTGTGCAAGATCAATTCAACATTTAA
- a CDS encoding universal stress protein: protein MKRILVPTDFSEHAEDALKVASQIAKKNNSEIIILHMLELPHQSNDAIMGGISIPESMLFMKKANEMLDEVSSRSYLDGISITEVVKMDKPIHGITQISKDYEVDLIIMGSHGSSGIEELLIGSNTEKVVRNSEIPVLIIKKNISNFDAANIVFASDFSEEAKKPFKKLLNFTQLFDSKLHLVNICTPNSFKPTHVAEKAMNDFASQFDISNYTTQIYNDTNIEKGIINFSNKINADIIGMCTHGRTGFAHFFNGSISEGLVNHAVRPVITLKI from the coding sequence ATGAAACGAATTTTAGTACCTACCGACTTCTCAGAACACGCAGAAGATGCTTTAAAAGTTGCCTCCCAAATCGCAAAAAAAAATAATTCTGAGATTATCATCCTGCACATGCTCGAATTACCACATCAATCAAACGATGCTATTATGGGCGGAATCAGCATTCCTGAAAGCATGCTTTTTATGAAAAAAGCAAACGAAATGCTTGATGAAGTTTCTTCAAGATCTTATCTTGACGGAATATCAATAACCGAAGTTGTAAAAATGGACAAACCAATACATGGCATAACGCAAATAAGCAAAGATTATGAAGTCGACCTAATTATCATGGGTTCTCACGGATCGTCTGGCATCGAAGAATTACTTATTGGTTCTAACACCGAAAAAGTTGTCCGCAATTCTGAAATTCCTGTTTTAATCATCAAGAAAAACATTTCAAATTTCGACGCCGCTAATATTGTTTTTGCATCTGATTTTTCTGAAGAAGCAAAAAAACCGTTTAAAAAACTTTTAAATTTCACTCAATTATTTGATTCAAAACTACATTTAGTAAACATTTGCACTCCAAACAGTTTCAAACCTACTCACGTTGCAGAAAAAGCAATGAATGATTTTGCTTCTCAATTTGACATTAGCAATTATACCACTCAAATTTATAACGACACTAATATCGAAAAAGGAATTATTAATTTTTCTAATAAAATAAATGCCGACATCATAGGAATGTGTACGCACGGCAGAACAGGTTTTGCGCACTTTTTTAACGGAAGCATTAGCGAAGGATTAGTCAATCATGCTGTTAGACCGGTAATCACTTTAAAAATATAA
- a CDS encoding metallophosphoesterase yields the protein MILRFVILCALFIFIEFYSYQAFRTLIKLRWVLISYQVISLLILLFIIYSFSQVDRSVGQTRQFMFTTGLMLLVYVPKIVLTLVMFGEDIIRIGASILNYFIYNTPRKEMMPDRRKFVSQIALGLAAIPFLSLIYGIFEGKYNFKVFKQTIFFPDLPDAFDGFKITQISDVHSGSFDNPEKINYAIDLINQQESDIILFTGDIVNTHAKEMHPWLETFNRIKDYKYGKFAVLGNHDYGEYVTWPSEKEKDENFQQIKKLYGQIGFKLMLNEHTYIQKGNDKIALVGVENWGVNFKKAGDLNKASQNVHQDDFKILMSHDPSHWDAEIKEHPKNFHLTFAGHTHGMQFGIEIPGYFKWSLAQYIYKQWAGLYENLGRYVYVNRGFGFHAYPGRVGIMPEITVIELKKGRNVA from the coding sequence ATGATCCTTCGTTTTGTAATTCTATGCGCTCTTTTTATATTTATTGAGTTCTATTCTTATCAAGCCTTTCGCACTTTAATTAAGCTTAGATGGGTTTTGATAAGTTATCAGGTTATAAGCCTGCTAATTCTATTATTTATTATCTATTCATTTTCTCAGGTCGATCGCTCAGTAGGGCAGACTCGCCAATTCATGTTTACTACGGGTTTAATGCTTTTGGTTTATGTGCCAAAAATTGTTCTTACTTTGGTAATGTTTGGAGAAGATATTATTAGAATTGGAGCAAGTATCTTAAACTATTTTATTTATAATACGCCGCGTAAAGAAATGATGCCAGACAGACGAAAGTTTGTAAGTCAGATTGCTTTAGGTTTGGCTGCAATTCCATTTTTATCTTTGATTTATGGAATTTTTGAAGGGAAATATAATTTTAAAGTTTTTAAACAAACTATATTTTTTCCAGATCTTCCAGATGCTTTTGATGGTTTTAAAATCACTCAGATTTCTGATGTTCACAGCGGAAGTTTTGATAATCCAGAAAAAATAAATTATGCGATTGATTTAATAAATCAGCAAGAATCTGATATAATTCTGTTTACTGGAGATATTGTAAATACGCATGCAAAAGAAATGCATCCTTGGTTGGAGACTTTTAATCGAATAAAAGATTACAAGTACGGAAAGTTTGCGGTTCTAGGGAATCACGATTACGGAGAATATGTTACTTGGCCTTCTGAAAAGGAAAAAGATGAAAATTTCCAGCAAATTAAAAAGCTTTACGGTCAAATTGGTTTTAAACTTATGTTGAATGAACATACGTATATCCAAAAAGGAAATGATAAAATTGCATTGGTTGGAGTGGAGAATTGGGGTGTGAATTTCAAAAAAGCGGGAGATTTAAATAAAGCTTCACAAAATGTACATCAAGACGATTTTAAAATTTTGATGAGTCATGATCCAAGTCATTGGGATGCTGAAATTAAAGAACATCCAAAGAATTTCCATTTAACATTTGCGGGTCACACACACGGAATGCAATTTGGAATTGAAATCCCGGGATATTTCAAATGGAGTTTAGCCCAATATATTTATAAACAATGGGCAGGCTTGTACGAAAACCTCGGAAGATACGTTTATGTTAACCGCGGGTTTGGTTTTCACGCTTATCCAGGACGAGTTGGAATTATGCCTGAAATAACAGTCATTGAACTAAAAAAGGGCCGTAATGTCGCTTAA
- a CDS encoding HAMP domain-containing sensor histidine kinase, whose amino-acid sequence MKIKHQLAIFNALTRLLVILILWLMLPILVQNVVYHHINNSLLEKKKKFIEHLNKEEINDFIENPDDSTETFSEFSTLHSEFLVLSRVPIKPHQKKTTFTNEYRKIENEESEYRILQHHFTYEGEDYQLEIGSSLSEVNDLTFVIRFFILIVFVVILFITFLADTFYIEYLLKPFYKIIDTKIRRVNEPETFDHTPIKAASRDFRELDFVLNQMMDRISEVFKKEKQFISNVSHELLTPIALLKNKLENLLQNESLDDNAVDKIAGSLKTLDMLKKIINNLLLISRIDNNQYEANEEINLREIVTDLQEDLQDRIDDRGIQFVNKMQNRFIFLGNKTLIHILIYNLVTNAVKYNKPNGNILVEDGFVDEQYFIKVKDSGIGMDESQLEKIFSRFARISSDQEGQGLGLAIAQSIASFHHIEIKVESELGKGTSFILWFQKPIKS is encoded by the coding sequence GTGAAAATAAAACATCAATTAGCCATTTTTAATGCACTGACAAGATTGTTGGTAATTTTGATTTTATGGCTAATGCTTCCCATTTTGGTTCAAAATGTGGTTTATCATCATATAAATAATAGTCTTCTCGAAAAAAAGAAAAAATTTATAGAACACTTAAATAAGGAAGAAATTAATGATTTTATAGAAAATCCTGATGATTCTACCGAAACTTTTTCAGAGTTTTCAACACTCCACAGCGAGTTTTTAGTTCTTTCTCGTGTTCCAATCAAACCGCATCAAAAGAAAACCACTTTTACAAATGAGTATCGTAAGATTGAAAATGAAGAAAGCGAATATCGAATTCTACAGCATCATTTTACCTACGAAGGCGAAGATTATCAACTTGAAATTGGAAGCAGTTTGTCTGAAGTTAACGATTTGACTTTTGTGATTCGTTTCTTTATACTAATTGTTTTTGTTGTCATCTTATTTATTACTTTTTTGGCTGATACTTTTTATATAGAATATCTTCTCAAACCATTTTATAAAATTATCGATACAAAAATTAGGCGTGTAAACGAACCTGAAACATTCGATCACACTCCGATAAAAGCGGCTTCGCGAGATTTTAGAGAATTGGATTTTGTTTTAAATCAAATGATGGATCGTATTTCGGAAGTTTTTAAAAAAGAAAAACAATTTATTTCGAATGTTTCGCACGAACTTCTAACGCCAATTGCGCTTCTTAAAAATAAACTCGAAAATTTATTGCAAAACGAATCTTTAGATGACAACGCTGTAGATAAAATCGCAGGTTCGTTGAAGACTTTAGATATGCTGAAAAAAATCATTAATAATTTATTGCTGATTTCCAGAATAGACAATAATCAATATGAGGCAAATGAAGAAATCAATCTTCGCGAAATAGTTACAGATTTACAAGAAGATCTTCAAGATCGTATTGATGATAGAGGAATTCAGTTTGTAAATAAAATGCAAAACCGTTTTATCTTTTTGGGAAACAAAACCTTAATTCATATTTTGATTTATAATTTGGTTACAAATGCCGTAAAATACAATAAACCAAATGGGAATATTCTTGTTGAAGATGGTTTTGTTGATGAACAATATTTCATTAAAGTAAAAGATTCTGGAATTGGAATGGACGAATCGCAATTGGAAAAAATATTTAGCAGGTTTGCCAGAATTAGTTCAGATCAAGAAGGGCAGGGGTTAGGGCTTGCAATTGCGCAAAGTATTGCATCTTTTCATCATATAGAAATTAAAGTAGAATCTGAACTGGGAAAAGGAACTTCTTTTATTTTATGGTTTCAAAAGCCAATTAAAAGTTAA